CCAGCCGCCTTCGCCTTCAGGCCGCTCCCAGTTGAAAGAAACGGTTTCCCTGTTGATGACGGCTTCCAGCCCCCAGAAGCTTCCGGCCGGTTTGCCCACTTCAACGCCTTCCCTGGTCCCGGCCATATCCCGGTCATTGTCCCCGATGGTCTTGTACACCAGCATGAGATAGTACTCGCTGGAGGGATCGGTGATAAATTCATAGGTGGAGTTGTATTCCGGGTTCCAGGGATCGTAAAAGACCGTGCCGTCCGGCACGATGTCTTGGGCGTTGCCCGGGTTGCAGACGGTCTGAAGTTCCATGTGGACGTTATATTCATCCCCGGTCCTCTGGACAATATAGTTGACCCCCTGGAAATTGATATAAAACTCCCTGTCCTCCGGCATGACGAAGGGCTGGTCGCCGTCTTTTACAAACACCGGCCGCCAGGTTCGATCATCGAAATAATCCACCTGCTTTTCCACCCATCCGGTGTCGGCTCCCCTGTACTCGATATAGATGCTGCCGCCGATGTAAACAAACAGGTGCCGGATCGATTCCGTGTCCAGCGGTACCCTGGGGATTACAGGCCGCTTAACCGGCTCACCGTTGTCACCGGTGACGATTTCAGCCTCGTAGAACCCGGCGGTCATGCCGTTGGCCGCATTCGCGTTTTCATAAATGAACTGGACGTCTCTTTCTGTCGTCTCATCCCAGCCGAAAATTTCCACCATTTTTCTGGTGTTGTTTTCTCCCACGATCAGGGTTTCAAACCCCACGATTTCGTCAAAGGGCTTGGCGCCGGTTACGCAAGTGGGTGGATCCGTGGACCAGTCTGTCTGAGGACAGTAAAACCATTGCCCTCTTTCCGGATCGTAATTCAGGTTGCACTCCTGCTCCACCCAGCACTCCAGCGGGATCTTCTGGATGTCATCAAGATGGGCCTGCTGGTAGGTCCGTTTGACCAGAACGCCGCTGAAGGTTTTCCCTACGGTATAGGTTTCCGGCTCCTGGTCCGGCGGAGTGTCTTCCCGGGTGACGACAGTGCCTTCGTTCAGGGGCGTTCCGTCCTGGTCCCTGAGTTCATGGCGGCCCTCATATGAACCATAGTAAGCATAACGGATCATGTTGCCCGCGGTATACCGGACCGGGAAGCCGAAGGATTTTGTCTTCAGTACATCTTCGCCTGTTTCCCCGTCAAAGACGCCGTAAAACAGGCAGACCGGAACCATATCGTTTCTGTCCTTGTAAGTAATGCTTCCGCCCTCGGTTTGAACCGCCAGCGTGTTCCGGTCGTAGGCATAGACTGATAACGCATGGGGAATCTCGCTTCCGCCCTCGCAATCCGGGCAGAAATAGGCATCATAATCGGGGTAAGAGACCTTGCCGTATCCGGTTGAAGCCGAACGGTACATGATGGCTTTTACCTTGGTGGGAAGTCCTTCTACGCCCTCGCTTAGATCACCGGAAAATTTTTCATAAAGCCTGATCAGGGACAACCCCTCTTCACTGGTCGTGCAGGAAGCGGCAACGTAATCCTCCTCGCCGGTGTCATCAAACTTCAGGTTCATGATCCATTCGCCGTAATTTTCATACGAACCGTCATCGTTTCGCGTCGGTGGAGAAAACACTTTGAATTCCGCCTTTAAATGAAAATCCTCTTCGTCCATCCAGACCTGGATCCTCAAGGCGTCCCGGCCGTCCTCCCGGATCGAGTCCGACTGCACCACCCATTCATGGGGAATGACCTGGGTATAACCGTTTACCGTTTCCCGGGAGGACACGATGGCCCGGTAGGGGCCCTGATCGATTTCTTGGGTATAATTGGTCTGGGCCAGCAGGTCCAGGATGGAATCCAGGTGCTCATAGTGATGCAGGCTTTTCTCCTGGATATATTTTTGCGTCACCGCGCTGGAATAATCCGTTCCCGGATCCGCGGCGGCCCGGGCGATGACGTTGTTGCCCGCGGCCGCATCGGCTCCGGCCGGGATGGCGGAAATTTCATTGGGCAGGGTGAAACGGGAAAGGGTGATGGACCCGCCCCCGCCCTGCGTATCCTGTCCGCTGTTGCTTTGGGCATTGAATGAGGGCGTGCTGTTGCAGCCGGTCAGCAGGCCGACGACACACCAGATGATGATGCCGATGACGGCGGCTTTTCCACCGGACAATTTCATATTTTCTGTAATAACCATCATGTTTGCACCTTTGATAAAAAGGGTTGGGGCTATCAATATTTATAGGCGGCCGACAGATACACGGAGATATTTTCGATGACCGCGTCCTGGATCAGGGTGCTGTCGGTAATCATCTGGGCCTCACCTTCGCCGTATCCGTAGGAGAACCCCAGGGTGATGTTGGACAGTTTGTGAAACAGGGTCAGGCTGGTGTTGAACCCGTAAATATCGATGTTCTCGTCCTGGTTGACGGCCCCCCTGGACAAACTGTCCGTATTGGCGAAATCGGTATAGGCGCCGCACCGCCAGGCCAGGCGGGGGGTGACATAGTACTCGCATCCCAGGGCGAAGTTGATCACGGACTCGATATCCTTTTCCGAATCGTGGAAGGTCACATCCCCGGTAAAAAGGAGGCTGGGAGAAACAAACCAGGCCGAACTGAAGGTCCCGGACCAGGGATAATCTTCCTCGTCATCCAGGCCGCGGCTCTGAAAATAAATGGCGTCGGTATCGCTGAAATCGTACTCCTGCCCGTCAATCACCACGGGGTCGTCCGACAGGGTCTCCCGGAAGATGTCGGTGGTGTGGGTGTCATTGTCCATGATGTGGGTCTGGGACACGGACAGGCCGATGGCGACGGTATCGGCCGGTTCCCAGATAAGGCCCAGGATCGGACGGACTCCCTCGTCCTCGCGGGTTTCATAATAATTGATCAGAAAGTGCTCGCCCTGCTCAAACTGCAGGAGCTGGTTGCGGATGATCTCCGCGTCCCGGTAATAATAGTACAGGGTCGCGCCGATGGACAACGAGTCGGACAAGGGCAACGCGTAGGACGGCCCGAACAGATATTCCTTGTCGTCGTCGTTGATGTAAATCAGGTAGGATTCGACGGGATTGTCCGGGTGGGAGGAGGCGATGTTTTTAAAATAGTCCTTCTGCCTCCGGTTGGTGGAATCCGGAACCGCGTAGGACAGGCCGAGCCGGCCCGGGCCGAGCTTTCTGACAATGCCGAAGTAGTTGGGCAGCAGGCTGGAGGATTCCTGTACCCAGTCCAGGGTATGACCGCTGGCGGTGGTGAGGACATCCTCATAGGTCTTGTCCGACGTGCCGAAAACATTGACGCTGGCCGACAGGCTCATCTCCGGCGCGAAAGCGATACCGGCCGGGTTGTAATAGCACCCGGAAGGATCGTCGGCCACGGCGCCATAGGCCCCGCCTAGACCCGAAGCCCTGTCTCCCACGATCATGTTGACATAATGAAAGTCGTCGGCCAGAACAGGGCCGGGGATGATAACGGCCACTATTATCAACAGCCAGTTACGGATGAATGTTTTCATCAAACCTTCCTTTCATCAAGGCGTTGTCGTTTCCGGTCATTCCGTTGGTTTTGAGGGTGTCGCCAATTTTCGCCAGGCGCACGGCCGACAGGGGGTGCTCTTTGTCGGTATAGGTGGCGTCTTCGGGCTCAAAGCGCCGGGCTTTGGCCAGAAAGCTCCCCAGGGCCGCGGGGTTGTAGCCGGCCAGGGAGGCCATAAGCAGGCCGATCTGGTCCGCCGCCAGTTCGTCTTCCATTTTATAGCCCCGGTTAAAAAGAATATCCGCGGCCGACTCCATGGCCTGCTCCAGTGTTTTCCGGAACGTGTCGGTGGACCCGCCGATGAGGTTGCCCAGAGCGCCGGCGACCGAATCGTCTTGGCCCCGGATTTTAAGCTCCTTTATGATGTGCTTTTCGTTGATATGGGCGATTTCGTGGCCCAGCACGCCCGCCAGCTGGGCTTCATTTTCCATCAGGTCCAGGGCTCCCCGGGTGATAAAGACATAGCCGCCGGGGGCGGCGAAAGCATTGCATTCGGCCGAATCTAAAACCGCGAAGTGGAATTTGATTTCCGGCCGGCCCGCGTACAGGGCCACCGCGTTGCCGACCAGGTTGACATAACGGTTGACGCGGTCATTATCCAGCAACTGGTAATTGCCGAGGATCCTGGCGGCCAGGTCCCGGCCGAAAACGATTTCCGCTTCCAGGTCGCTCTGATCATAATAGGTTTCATTCAGAGTGGAAATCCGCGCTCTTCCTTCCCGCGCCAAAAGGCCGTCAGCGGCGGCCAGAAAGAAGATTAGAAAAAGCGGAAGCAGGACGTTAATCCTTTTTTTCATTTTCAATCCCCTCTTTAATAAATGACGTCACTTCCTCCCGGGAAACCGCCATGGCCTCTATCCTGGCCAGGGCCTCATAGTCAAGATGGTACTTTTCGGCGAAGCGCTGACGTTTTTCCCGGAGCCCCCGGGCCGCGGCCGCGGCCGTGTAGGATGACGGCCGCCGCCTGGCCTTGCTTTCCTGCTCCGCATATTGACCGGCCAGGGAACCGTCCCCGGTGTCCGCAAGCGGTTTGTCACCCACCAGAAAGCGGTATACCCAGCCGGTGTGGTCGCCCGCTTTGACCATGTGCCAGTTGCCTTTGTTTTCAATGCCGGCCAGTTTTGTCCCCTGCCCGACCGTGGTCACGACCCCCGAGGCGGTATCCGGCATCGCATACACCGGCGCGTTGACGCTGCGGACATAAAGATCGTAGGCCGGCGACGTCGCGGGCAGGAAAAGAACGCCGAGCAGAATCATTAGTGATTTTCTTGTCATACGGACCTCCTTAGAAAGGCGCCCTTAAATAGTAAACGAAAAACGGTTTTTCCGCTACTTGCTGGTCAGCACATGGGCGCCGTTCCAGTCTGCCGGCGGCGGCGCGGTCATGTGCCCGTTTATTCTTTCCATGAACATGGCCGCCAGAAAGTCATCGGGCCGGATTTTCCGTATCTCCCGGTACACGGCCATGGCCTCCTCAAACCGCCGTTCACGATAAAGGTCAAAAGCCTTTTCGGACAGGGCCGCGATTTCCAGTGCATCCCGGTCCGCCGAAGCCAGGTGCCCCAGTACCGAATAAATCATGACGGGTTTATTTTTCCCTTTGACGATCACATAATCGACCAGCCGGCACAGCACCCTGTCCCGGACATGCTGACAGGTGTCGCCGGAAATTATTATCCCGCAGTGATAGGCCTTGGTCAGCCCTTCCAGGCGCGAGGTGAGGTTGACGTTATCGCCGATGATGGTGTAGTCCAGTTTTTTCTCGGAACCGATATTGCCCAGGATAACGCTGCCGGTATTGATGCCGATGCCGATGGCCAGTTCGGGCAGGTCGCTTCTCCGGTTGTGCTGGTTGATTTCCTTTACGGCCTCCATCATGGCCAGGGCGGATTTTACCGCCCGGTAGGGGTCGTCATCGTGCCGCAGGGGCGCCCCCCAGAAAGCGACCACGGCGTCGCCGATGAATTTATCCAGGGTCCCTTCATTATCGAAAATGATGTTCACCATTCGTGACAGGTAGGTGTTCAGGATTTCCACGACCTGTTCTTCTCTGAGCTGCTCGGAAAGGGTGGTGAACCCCCGGATATCAGAAAAGAAGATGGTCAGCTCTTCCCGGGTGCCCACTTCGGCCTTGAAATAGTCCTCCTTGTGGTTTTTCAGCACGTCGTTGAGCATGGCGGGAGAGACATACTGGCCCAGGATGTTCTTGATCTTGCGCCGGTCCCGCCCGGCGGTGAGGCCGACATAGGTAAAGCTGAGAATATAGGCCCCGGCAAACGAGAGAAACGGATTGGCCGCCGGCAGGACGGTATTGCCCTCAAACATCTTGTACGCCGCGAAAAGGTAAAGGGAAACGGCGGAAATGGGGATGAGCACCTGGGCAAAAATATTCTTCAGATAGAAAATCGGCAGGACGGTTAGTATAACAAGGATGAAGATGACAACCAGGGAAACGGACCGCGGCGCGAACCTCAGAAAATCCCGGGTGATCATATTGCCGAAGATGGACGCGTGCAGGTACACCGCCGGTGTCTTGGTGGCGACGGCGGTGTGCTTGAGGTCCCCCGCCCCCACGGCGGCGCCGCCGACAAACACGGTCTTGCCATCAAACTCTTCGGGCTTGACCGGCAGATCATCCAGAATCCCTTCGTTAAGCTTTCCGATGGTAACCAGGACACCGCCATAAGAATAGACGCTGTCCTCATAGCGGCCGTACATGTTGACATAGTATTTCCCCTGACGCAGCGGGATGGTCAGGCCGGGAAGGGCCAGGGCATCGTCCGTCAGGGCGCACGCCTTGGCGTTGAGCCGGCTCAACAGCGGTGAAAGGGAAAGGCCGGGAAGATATTGGCCCTTGTAATTAAACAGGAGCCGTTCCTCCCGGAAAACGCCGTCCTGGTCGTTGTCAAAGGTGACGACCCCGACTCCCGCAGCCGCCTGATAGAGTTCCGCAAGGGGCAGATAGTAATTGTTGTACGCGGAGTAGGCGGCGTCCGCTTTAAGCCTGACCGCGTGGCTTTCCAGAAAGTCTTCCGGCATGTCCCGGTTGAGCAGGGTCTTGTTGACTTCGTCTTCATCGTCACACACCAGTTGCACGGCATGAAAGACATTGCCGGAAGAAGCGGTGACGGCGGCCAGCCGGGAATCGTCGGCTCCGGTCACGACCCCGGTATTCTGGTTTTCGGTAAACAGAACATCCAGGACAATGTCTTTTGCCCCCCATTGCTTCAGGGCGTCGATCAGGTCGGCGTGAATGGCCCTCGGCCAGGGCCATCGCCCGGCAATATTATTGACATAATTCAGGGAGGCTTCATCGATAATAATGACGGCGATGTCCGGCGGCAGGGGGAGGTTCTTTCTGATCAGGCGGGTTCGCCAGTCAATGGTCTGCCGTTCCGGGATGTCATACAAACCGGACAGGTCGGCATACACGGCCAACAGGCAAATGACGGTAATGATGAGTAAGCAGGGTCTGGTTCTGTTTTGCCATGATGTCATCATCGCTGTTTGCTTATGCCAAAAGGAATAACGGACCCCGTAAAAAGAAGGGCGAAAAACGGCTTTAATGACTGTATGTTATAGCAAACCGGGCCTGCCTGTCAATGGCCGGATCAGGAGAAACGGAACCGCAGGGGCGACCCGCGGCCGCCCGTATGTTTTACTAACGTTCTCGACAGACCCGTGTTTTCATACCATACTGTTTCCTTATTATATATTCATATCTGGCGTCAGGAGAGATGGAATACTTCAGCGAATTTGGCTACACCGGCCTATTTATGGCCGCTTTTCTGGCGGCTACTGTCTTGCCCTTAAGTTCGGAGGTGGTGCTGACCGCCTTGCTGGTTACCGGCTTATCTCCGGTCGGGCTGGTGCTGGTCGCAACCGTTGGAAACGTGCTGGGCTCTTTGACGAACTACGCGCTGGGATATTGGGCCAGTCTGGGCGTGATAAAAAAATGGCTGAAAATGTCCGAGGAAGATTTCGTAACGGCCGAGCGGCGCTTTGAAAAATACGGCCTGGTTTCTCTGTGTTTTGCCTGGGTGCCGGTCATCGGCGATTCCTTGACCGTTGTCGCCGGCGTGTTGCGGATCCGCATGCTGTGGTTTGCGCCCTTGGTTACTGCCGGCAAGATGCTCCGGTATGTCGTCATCGCTTACCTGACACTGAAAATTTCCTGACGCTGGTATGTCGCCAGTCGATTGGGCCGCGGCGGCAATGCCCGGCTTGACATTCGTCGCAGGGGCGACCCGGCGGTCGCCCTTCGGCAACGGTGTGGGGGCGGCCTTCAGGCCGCCTTATATATTCCGATAAAGGATATTGCCTGCGGTCTTGCAAAAAGCATGGTTGTTCGCGCCCTGACCCTTTTGGGGCCGGCTGCCCTCATCCGCGGCGTTTCTCGAACTCGGGCTGATCTGGATATTTTTGAAAGACCTGCCTGCACCCTCGGACAGCGAGAAACGCTTTTCGCGGATGACGGCATCCGGCTTTTCCCCAAAAGTCTCAAAGGCGTTCACAACCACGCTTTTTGCAACGGCGATAGCCAAAGAGGGTTGAGGTTCCACTGACTTGCTTAAATTCAATTCCTCCGATTCTTCAAGACCCGAAAGCCATGGCAGTCAATATTGCGTCTAGTCAAGACCCTTGTATTTTTTCTTCGAGCTCTATAGCTAGCCGATCTATAGTATTAAATGAATTTTTAATGTCAGATTCGCTTACTGAATTTAAGGGAGCATAGCCACTATTTTTTTGGTATCTTGGAATAAGATCCGTATATTCCAAAGGGCCTGGAAACTTTCCAGCCCATATTACAAACTGCTCTAAGACTTCCATCAAATATTGTTCTTCCTCAGAAAGACTAAGATCAATCTTCTCGCAAAGTACAAGTAACTTGTGCGTAGTAAACTTAAACTTATTGTTTTTGTTGAAGGCTCCGAATTTTGAAACACAAAGACCTTTTAAAAGATTTTCGATAGATAAGCCCAATAACATTAAGCAATGATGAGAAATAGACCGTTGAATTTCTTCTAACTCATCATTAAGAAATTTATCATTGTCTTTTTTAACATCTTCCCACAAAACTGCAGCAGCCCTTCTTAGTGATAGCGCGACACTTAACCAAGACATTGGCCATGATAGTCTTCGGCTATATTGCTCTATCCATTTTTCATGGTTTGCGTGTCCAATCTGTTTTGAACGTTTCATCATTTCAATTCCAGAAAAAATTGTAATTAGGCAGAAAGGGCACCACCTCTTCACATATTAAACCAGCCGCATTCGGAAAAGGGGTTTTGTGAGCGACTTGCGGGCATTTTGGGAGACAAGGGATTAAAAGCCTTCGCGTAAAGAATTTCTCGCTGTCTGAGGGAGAAAGCCGGCCATTTCATGAAATATTGAACAGCCCGAGTTCGAGAAATTCAGCGAAGGACTTTAATCCCGCCCAAAATGACCGGGGAGCGAACCAAAACCCCTTCCGAATGCTACCTTCTACTGCCTGGCCGTTCCTACTTTAAAAACACGATGCCCGCGTACCCCACGAAGCTTTCGCCCGGACTCTTGTCATAGCTGGTGGCGTATTCGGTCAGGGCCGCTTCCGTGGCGCCGAGTGCTTTGGCGGCGGATATGGCCGCGGCGGCCGCGCCGGAACAACAGGCATTGCTGCTGGCCAGCGCCTCGCGGATGACCGGCAGCGGATCCATGGCCAGCATGCGCTCGATGATGCGGCGGTCTTCCCGGTCGCGCACTTTTTCGTGGGCTTCCTGGCCGAAGCCGTAATGGGTCATGCTGAAATTGGCGCCGTAATGGGTCAGGTCGGTGGACCCGACCACCGCGATGTTCCGGCCAATCTCATTGGCGATTGCGACCACGGCCGCGCCGATCTCGACGGCCGCCGGGTTCGGCGGTACGCCGATGGGAACGATTTGCGCGTCCCGGAAAAAGTGCTTGATGAACGGCAACTGCAGCTCGATGGTGTTGTCCTGGGAAAAACGCCGGGTGGTTTCTTCCTGAAAAGAAAACCGCTCCAGAAGAGGACGGGTGATGGCCTCATCCACCTCAAGGGCGCCCAGCGGGGTTTCGATCCCCCCGGCCGCCATGATGCGCGGCTGGGCGCCCGGCGGCAGATGCATGCCGAAAACGACGATCGTCTCGGGCAGCGGCTTCCGGGCCAGCAGAGATATGGCCCGGCAGGCGATACCGCCGGAATAAACCCAGCCGGCATGAGGCACGATCACCCCGACCGCCTGCTTTTCCGGTTTTACCTTGACGCCTTCCTTGAGAAAACCGAGAATCTGCCGCTCACATTCGGCGATCGTACCCGGATACCAGCTGCCCGCGAACACAGCTCTCCTGACATCCATGATGCCCCCCCACAAATCGTTAATGACGGCAAAAATTTTTCCTCATTAAAACGATTGAACCTTTTTTTCCCCGAATGATCAACCGTAAAAGCACATAGTGATGCCTTGACATCACTCAAAATGATGCTATGATGACATCATGAGAACCACCATTACCATAGAAAATGATGTGTTGGAACGGGCGAGAGCGATTGCGGCCAAACGGCGGACCCCGTTCAAAAGGGTCATCAATGAAGCGTTGAGGGCCGGCCTGGACCAGGTGGAGCGGCCTGTCAAAAGCGGACGCTATAAAACAAAACCGCATGCCATGGGTCTTAAAGCCGGTCGAAACCTGGATAACATCCAGGAGTTGCTGACGCAGATTGAAGGAGAGGATTCCCGTTGATCCTGGTGGACGCCAACATTCTATTGTATGCGGAAGACGCGCTGTCCCCGTTTCATCGTCAGGCGCTCGGCTGGTGGGATGATCAGCTTTCCGGGAGCGATCCCGTCGGCCTGTGCTGGCCGGTTCTGTCCGCCTTTATCCGGATAGGAACCAATCCGCGGGTATTCGAGCATCCGCTCTCTCTGGATCAGGCGATTGCGCGGGTCCAGAGCTGGCTGAATCAGCCCTGCGCGCGAATCATCCGGCCGACGGAACAGCACTGGACGGTATTTGAAAGGATGCTCAAGGGAGGGCAGGCGGTCGCCAACCTGGTGGCCGACGCGCACATCGCCGCCCTGGCCGCGGAACACGGCTGCGACCTGGCCTCAACCGATGCTGATTTTTCCCGGTTTCCCGGCCTGAAATGGTTTAACCCGCTGGCTTTAAACCCGTGATAAAAGTTTCCCGCCTACCCCTTCTTTTTGGCGGCGACCTTCTTTCGGATCCAGTCCAGCCACTGGTCCAGGCCTTCCCCCGTTTTGGACGAGGTCTTGAATATCGGCATTTCCGGATTGATGCGGTGAATGTTCTCAACCGTCAGGTTGATGTCGTAGTCCAGATAGGCCAGCAGGTCGATCTTGTTAAGCAGGGCCACGTCGCAGACGCGGAACATGAGCGGGTACTTGACCGGCTTGTCCTCGCCCTCGGTGACGCTCAGCACCACGGCCCGGGCGTCTTCGCCGATGTCGAACTCCGCCGGGCAGACCAGGTTGCCGATATTCTCCACGATGAGCAGGTCGATCTTGTCCAGGTCGAAATTGGCCGCGGCGGTTTCGATGACATGGGCCGCCAGGTGGCAGTCGCCGCCGAACTCGTCGGTGTTGACCTGGACCACCTCGGCGCCGGTCACGGCCAGGCGGTCGGCGTCATTGGAGGTGCAGATGTCGCCCACGATGACGGCGCTGGTCATCTCCGGCATCAGACGCGTCAGGGTTTTCTGCAGCAAGGTCGTTTTGCCGGAACCGGGCGAACTCATGACGTTTAAGACAAACACTTTTTTATCCGCGAACTGCTTGCGGTTCTTGGCCGCCATGGTTTCGTTGACGTCCAGGACCCGGCGCACGACTTTGACTTTTTCCATGATTTTCTGCCTCCTTATTTCTATTAATCCGCAAGCTCCAGGGAGACGATATCCAGTTCCCGGCCGGAAATAATGTCCACCTGGCCACCCTGACATTTGCCGCAAATGAAATTCGGGGTCGTGACCGTCCATTCATTTCCGCATGATTTGCAGCGGACGACCACGGGAATTTCTTCGATGGAGAGCGTGGCGCCGGCCAGGGGCGTGCCCTGAGTGGCGATATCAAAGCAGAAGGTCAGGCTGGCCGGGACAATGGCGGTCAGTTTGCCGGCTCTCAAGTTGACTTTGGCGACCTTGGGGTTCTTGGCCCCGGCGGGGATGGACGAGACCGCGATATCCACGATCTGCATGGCGATTCCCATTTCGTGCATGAGCTGGCTCCTTTATCGATCATCCGCGCCGGATATGAAACAACACCCGCCGCATTAAGGCCGCGGCTGACATTCACAACTTAAGGGCGTCTCTAAAATTAGAATTTTGGTTCGAGGTCAAGGCTTGCGAAAATTTTAACCGCAGGAATACTTGCAGTATTTCGAGGATTAAAATTTGAGCATAACGCCGACATCGAGCCAAAAGGCAATTTTAGAGATGCCCTTACGAAAACACCCTGGCGCAAAGTTCGCCCAGAGTCCCCAGGTCGCGGCAGACATGAATGCCGGCTTCCTTCATGGCGGCGATTTTGCCTTCGGCCCCGCCGCTCTTGCCGCTGATGATGGCGCCGGCATGGCCCATGCGCCTGCCCGGAGGCGCCGTCAGCCCGGCAATAAAACCCACCACCGGCTTGGACACCTTTTCTTTGATGAAGGCGGCGGCCTTTTCTTCGGCGTTGCCGCCGATCTCGCCGACCATGACAATGCCCCGGGTGTCCGGGTCCTTCTGAAAAGCGTCCAGGCAGTCGATGAAATTGGTGCCGTTGACCGGATCGCCGCCGATGCCCACGCAGGTGGTCTG
This genomic stretch from Thermodesulfobacteriota bacterium harbors:
- a CDS encoding M48 family metalloprotease translates to MKKRINVLLPLFLIFFLAAADGLLAREGRARISTLNETYYDQSDLEAEIVFGRDLAARILGNYQLLDNDRVNRYVNLVGNAVALYAGRPEIKFHFAVLDSAECNAFAAPGGYVFITRGALDLMENEAQLAGVLGHEIAHINEKHIIKELKIRGQDDSVAGALGNLIGGSTDTFRKTLEQAMESAADILFNRGYKMEDELAADQIGLLMASLAGYNPAALGSFLAKARRFEPEDATYTDKEHPLSAVRLAKIGDTLKTNGMTGNDNALMKGRFDENIHP
- a CDS encoding adenylate/guanylate cyclase domain-containing protein, encoding MMTSWQNRTRPCLLIITVICLLAVYADLSGLYDIPERQTIDWRTRLIRKNLPLPPDIAVIIIDEASLNYVNNIAGRWPWPRAIHADLIDALKQWGAKDIVLDVLFTENQNTGVVTGADDSRLAAVTASSGNVFHAVQLVCDDEDEVNKTLLNRDMPEDFLESHAVRLKADAAYSAYNNYYLPLAELYQAAAGVGVVTFDNDQDGVFREERLLFNYKGQYLPGLSLSPLLSRLNAKACALTDDALALPGLTIPLRQGKYYVNMYGRYEDSVYSYGGVLVTIGKLNEGILDDLPVKPEEFDGKTVFVGGAAVGAGDLKHTAVATKTPAVYLHASIFGNMITRDFLRFAPRSVSLVVIFILVILTVLPIFYLKNIFAQVLIPISAVSLYLFAAYKMFEGNTVLPAANPFLSFAGAYILSFTYVGLTAGRDRRKIKNILGQYVSPAMLNDVLKNHKEDYFKAEVGTREELTIFFSDIRGFTTLSEQLREEQVVEILNTYLSRMVNIIFDNEGTLDKFIGDAVVAFWGAPLRHDDDPYRAVKSALAMMEAVKEINQHNRRSDLPELAIGIGINTGSVILGNIGSEKKLDYTIIGDNVNLTSRLEGLTKAYHCGIIISGDTCQHVRDRVLCRLVDYVIVKGKNKPVMIYSVLGHLASADRDALEIAALSEKAFDLYRERRFEEAMAVYREIRKIRPDDFLAAMFMERINGHMTAPPPADWNGAHVLTSK
- a CDS encoding YqaA family protein, producing MEYFSEFGYTGLFMAAFLAATVLPLSSEVVLTALLVTGLSPVGLVLVATVGNVLGSLTNYALGYWASLGVIKKWLKMSEEDFVTAERRFEKYGLVSLCFAWVPVIGDSLTVVAGVLRIRMLWFAPLVTAGKMLRYVVIAYLTLKIS
- the amrB gene encoding AmmeMemoRadiSam system protein B, whose product is MDVRRAVFAGSWYPGTIAECERQILGFLKEGVKVKPEKQAVGVIVPHAGWVYSGGIACRAISLLARKPLPETIVVFGMHLPPGAQPRIMAAGGIETPLGALEVDEAITRPLLERFSFQEETTRRFSQDNTIELQLPFIKHFFRDAQIVPIGVPPNPAAVEIGAAVVAIANEIGRNIAVVGSTDLTHYGANFSMTHYGFGQEAHEKVRDREDRRIIERMLAMDPLPVIREALASSNACCSGAAAAAISAAKALGATEAALTEYATSYDKSPGESFVGYAGIVFLK
- a CDS encoding DUF2191 domain-containing protein, which translates into the protein MRTTITIENDVLERARAIAAKRRTPFKRVINEALRAGLDQVERPVKSGRYKTKPHAMGLKAGRNLDNIQELLTQIEGEDSR
- a CDS encoding TA system VapC family ribonuclease toxin is translated as MDANILLYAEDALSPFHRQALGWWDDQLSGSDPVGLCWPVLSAFIRIGTNPRVFEHPLSLDQAIARVQSWLNQPCARIIRPTEQHWTVFERMLKGGQAVANLVADAHIAALAAEHGCDLASTDADFSRFPGLKWFNPLALNP
- the hypB gene encoding hydrogenase nickel incorporation protein HypB, which gives rise to MEKVKVVRRVLDVNETMAAKNRKQFADKKVFVLNVMSSPGSGKTTLLQKTLTRLMPEMTSAVIVGDICTSNDADRLAVTGAEVVQVNTDEFGGDCHLAAHVIETAAANFDLDKIDLLIVENIGNLVCPAEFDIGEDARAVVLSVTEGEDKPVKYPLMFRVCDVALLNKIDLLAYLDYDINLTVENIHRINPEMPIFKTSSKTGEGLDQWLDWIRKKVAAKKKG
- a CDS encoding hydrogenase maturation nickel metallochaperone HypA → MHEMGIAMQIVDIAVSSIPAGAKNPKVAKVNLRAGKLTAIVPASLTFCFDIATQGTPLAGATLSIEEIPVVVRCKSCGNEWTVTTPNFICGKCQGGQVDIISGRELDIVSLELAD